From a single Lacerta agilis isolate rLacAgi1 chromosome 3, rLacAgi1.pri, whole genome shotgun sequence genomic region:
- the UGP2 gene encoding UTP--glucose-1-phosphate uridylyltransferase isoform X1, translating into MSSFAKDFSKAMSQAGTSQFQEAIRQELEYSMKVELDKILGTAPQNEVEHTKKDLEGFKKLFHRFLQEKGPSVDWEKIQRPPEDSIQPYEKIKARGLPDSVASVLNKLVVVKLNGGLGTSMGCKGPKSLIGVRNENTFLDLTVQQIEHLNKTYNTDVPLVLMNSFNTDEDTKKILQKYSHSRVKIYTFNQSRYPRISKESLLPVAKDVSYSGENTEAWYPPGHGDIYASFYNSGLLDKFIAEGKEYIFVSNIDNLGATVDLYILNHLMNSPNGKRCEFVMEVTNKTRADVKGGTLTQYENKLRLVEIAQVPKPHVDEFKSVSKFKIFNTNNLWISLSAIKRLQEQNAIDMEIIVNPKTLDGGLNVIQLETAVGAAIKSFENSLGINVPRSRFLPVKTTSDLLLVMSNLYSLNAGSLTMSEKREFPTVPLVKLGSSFTKVQDYLKRFESIPDMLELDHLTVSGDVTFGKNVALKGTVIIIANHGDRIDIPPGAVLENKIVSGNLRILDH; encoded by the exons ATGTCGTCGTTTGCAAAAG ATTTTAGCAAAGCGATGTCTCAGGCCGGTACTTCCCAATTCCAGGAAGCGATTAGACAAGAACTGGAATATTCCATGAAAGTGGAACTGGACAAGATACTTGGTACTGCACCACAGAATGAAGTAGAG CACACCAAGAAAGATCTAGAAGGGTTTAAAAAGCTCTTTCACAGATTCTTACAAGAAAAGGGACCTTCTGTGGACTGGGAAAAAATCCAGAGGCCTCCAGAAGATTCT ATACAACCCTACGAGAAGATAAAAGCAAGGGGGTTGCCTGATAGTGTTGCTTCAGTCTTAAACAAGCTGGTTGTAGTGAAACTGAATGGTGGTTTGGGCACCAGTATGGGGTGTAAAGGCCCCAAAAGTCTCATTGGTGTGCGAAATGAAAATACCTTCTTGGATCTCACAGTTCAGCAGATTGAG CATCTAAATAAAACCTACAATACAGATGTTCCTCTGGTTCTAATGAACTCATTCAACACTGATGAAGACACAAAAAAAATCTTGCAAAAGTACAGCCACAGTCGCGTGAAAATCTACACTTTCAATCAAAGCAG GTACCCACGGATTAGTAAAGAGTCTTTACTACCAGTAGCAAAAGATGTGTCCTATTCAGGAGAGAATACAGAGGCATGGTATCCGCCAGGCCATGGGGACATCTATGCAAGTTTCTATAATTCTGGATTGCTAGATAAGTTTATTGCTGAGGGGAAGGAGTATATTTTTGTGTCCAACATAGATAACCTTGGTGCCACTGTTGACCTCTACATCCTTAACCACCTCATGAATTCACCAAATGGAAAACGGTGTGAATTTGTTATGGAGGTCACCAATAAAACGAGGGCAGATGTTAAG GGTGGTACGCTCACACAATATGAGAACAAACTGAGGCTAGTGGAAATAGCTCAGGTACCAAAACCACATGTTGATGAATTCAAGTctgtttcaaaattcaaaatattcAACACAAACAACCTATGGATTTCACTCTCTGCAATTAAACGGCTACAGGAGCAGAATGCTATTGATATGGAAATTATTGTGAATCCAAAG ACATTAGATGGTGGTTTAAATGTTATTCAGCTGGAGACTGCTGTTGGTGCTGCCattaaaagttttgaaaattCTCTGGGAATAAATGTACCCCGTAGCAGGTTTCTGCCTGTCAAGACCACTTCTGATCTTCTACTTGTGATGTCCAATCTATATAGCCTTAATGCTGGATCTTTAACAATGAGTGAGAAAAGGGAATTCCCTACTGTGCCACTGGTCAAACTGGGAAGCTCTTTCACCAAG GTTCAAGATTACCTGAAGAGGTTTGAAAGTATACCAGATATGCTAGAATTGGATCATCTGACTGTTTCAGGCGATGTCACATTTGGCAAAAATGTTGCATTAAAG GGAACTGTCATCATTATTGCAAACCATGGTGACAGGATAGATATCCCACCAGGAGCTGTATTGGAGAACAAAATAGTCTCTGGGAATCTTCGGATCCTTGATCACTGA
- the UGP2 gene encoding UTP--glucose-1-phosphate uridylyltransferase isoform X2, whose amino-acid sequence MVLHVPNFSKAMSQAGTSQFQEAIRQELEYSMKVELDKILGTAPQNEVEHTKKDLEGFKKLFHRFLQEKGPSVDWEKIQRPPEDSIQPYEKIKARGLPDSVASVLNKLVVVKLNGGLGTSMGCKGPKSLIGVRNENTFLDLTVQQIEHLNKTYNTDVPLVLMNSFNTDEDTKKILQKYSHSRVKIYTFNQSRYPRISKESLLPVAKDVSYSGENTEAWYPPGHGDIYASFYNSGLLDKFIAEGKEYIFVSNIDNLGATVDLYILNHLMNSPNGKRCEFVMEVTNKTRADVKGGTLTQYENKLRLVEIAQVPKPHVDEFKSVSKFKIFNTNNLWISLSAIKRLQEQNAIDMEIIVNPKTLDGGLNVIQLETAVGAAIKSFENSLGINVPRSRFLPVKTTSDLLLVMSNLYSLNAGSLTMSEKREFPTVPLVKLGSSFTKVQDYLKRFESIPDMLELDHLTVSGDVTFGKNVALKGTVIIIANHGDRIDIPPGAVLENKIVSGNLRILDH is encoded by the exons ATGGTTCTTCATGTTCCAA ATTTTAGCAAAGCGATGTCTCAGGCCGGTACTTCCCAATTCCAGGAAGCGATTAGACAAGAACTGGAATATTCCATGAAAGTGGAACTGGACAAGATACTTGGTACTGCACCACAGAATGAAGTAGAG CACACCAAGAAAGATCTAGAAGGGTTTAAAAAGCTCTTTCACAGATTCTTACAAGAAAAGGGACCTTCTGTGGACTGGGAAAAAATCCAGAGGCCTCCAGAAGATTCT ATACAACCCTACGAGAAGATAAAAGCAAGGGGGTTGCCTGATAGTGTTGCTTCAGTCTTAAACAAGCTGGTTGTAGTGAAACTGAATGGTGGTTTGGGCACCAGTATGGGGTGTAAAGGCCCCAAAAGTCTCATTGGTGTGCGAAATGAAAATACCTTCTTGGATCTCACAGTTCAGCAGATTGAG CATCTAAATAAAACCTACAATACAGATGTTCCTCTGGTTCTAATGAACTCATTCAACACTGATGAAGACACAAAAAAAATCTTGCAAAAGTACAGCCACAGTCGCGTGAAAATCTACACTTTCAATCAAAGCAG GTACCCACGGATTAGTAAAGAGTCTTTACTACCAGTAGCAAAAGATGTGTCCTATTCAGGAGAGAATACAGAGGCATGGTATCCGCCAGGCCATGGGGACATCTATGCAAGTTTCTATAATTCTGGATTGCTAGATAAGTTTATTGCTGAGGGGAAGGAGTATATTTTTGTGTCCAACATAGATAACCTTGGTGCCACTGTTGACCTCTACATCCTTAACCACCTCATGAATTCACCAAATGGAAAACGGTGTGAATTTGTTATGGAGGTCACCAATAAAACGAGGGCAGATGTTAAG GGTGGTACGCTCACACAATATGAGAACAAACTGAGGCTAGTGGAAATAGCTCAGGTACCAAAACCACATGTTGATGAATTCAAGTctgtttcaaaattcaaaatattcAACACAAACAACCTATGGATTTCACTCTCTGCAATTAAACGGCTACAGGAGCAGAATGCTATTGATATGGAAATTATTGTGAATCCAAAG ACATTAGATGGTGGTTTAAATGTTATTCAGCTGGAGACTGCTGTTGGTGCTGCCattaaaagttttgaaaattCTCTGGGAATAAATGTACCCCGTAGCAGGTTTCTGCCTGTCAAGACCACTTCTGATCTTCTACTTGTGATGTCCAATCTATATAGCCTTAATGCTGGATCTTTAACAATGAGTGAGAAAAGGGAATTCCCTACTGTGCCACTGGTCAAACTGGGAAGCTCTTTCACCAAG GTTCAAGATTACCTGAAGAGGTTTGAAAGTATACCAGATATGCTAGAATTGGATCATCTGACTGTTTCAGGCGATGTCACATTTGGCAAAAATGTTGCATTAAAG GGAACTGTCATCATTATTGCAAACCATGGTGACAGGATAGATATCCCACCAGGAGCTGTATTGGAGAACAAAATAGTCTCTGGGAATCTTCGGATCCTTGATCACTGA
- the UGP2 gene encoding UTP--glucose-1-phosphate uridylyltransferase isoform X3, with amino-acid sequence MRTSHTKKDLEGFKKLFHRFLQEKGPSVDWEKIQRPPEDSIQPYEKIKARGLPDSVASVLNKLVVVKLNGGLGTSMGCKGPKSLIGVRNENTFLDLTVQQIEHLNKTYNTDVPLVLMNSFNTDEDTKKILQKYSHSRVKIYTFNQSRYPRISKESLLPVAKDVSYSGENTEAWYPPGHGDIYASFYNSGLLDKFIAEGKEYIFVSNIDNLGATVDLYILNHLMNSPNGKRCEFVMEVTNKTRADVKGGTLTQYENKLRLVEIAQVPKPHVDEFKSVSKFKIFNTNNLWISLSAIKRLQEQNAIDMEIIVNPKTLDGGLNVIQLETAVGAAIKSFENSLGINVPRSRFLPVKTTSDLLLVMSNLYSLNAGSLTMSEKREFPTVPLVKLGSSFTKVQDYLKRFESIPDMLELDHLTVSGDVTFGKNVALKGTVIIIANHGDRIDIPPGAVLENKIVSGNLRILDH; translated from the exons ATGAGAACCAGT CACACCAAGAAAGATCTAGAAGGGTTTAAAAAGCTCTTTCACAGATTCTTACAAGAAAAGGGACCTTCTGTGGACTGGGAAAAAATCCAGAGGCCTCCAGAAGATTCT ATACAACCCTACGAGAAGATAAAAGCAAGGGGGTTGCCTGATAGTGTTGCTTCAGTCTTAAACAAGCTGGTTGTAGTGAAACTGAATGGTGGTTTGGGCACCAGTATGGGGTGTAAAGGCCCCAAAAGTCTCATTGGTGTGCGAAATGAAAATACCTTCTTGGATCTCACAGTTCAGCAGATTGAG CATCTAAATAAAACCTACAATACAGATGTTCCTCTGGTTCTAATGAACTCATTCAACACTGATGAAGACACAAAAAAAATCTTGCAAAAGTACAGCCACAGTCGCGTGAAAATCTACACTTTCAATCAAAGCAG GTACCCACGGATTAGTAAAGAGTCTTTACTACCAGTAGCAAAAGATGTGTCCTATTCAGGAGAGAATACAGAGGCATGGTATCCGCCAGGCCATGGGGACATCTATGCAAGTTTCTATAATTCTGGATTGCTAGATAAGTTTATTGCTGAGGGGAAGGAGTATATTTTTGTGTCCAACATAGATAACCTTGGTGCCACTGTTGACCTCTACATCCTTAACCACCTCATGAATTCACCAAATGGAAAACGGTGTGAATTTGTTATGGAGGTCACCAATAAAACGAGGGCAGATGTTAAG GGTGGTACGCTCACACAATATGAGAACAAACTGAGGCTAGTGGAAATAGCTCAGGTACCAAAACCACATGTTGATGAATTCAAGTctgtttcaaaattcaaaatattcAACACAAACAACCTATGGATTTCACTCTCTGCAATTAAACGGCTACAGGAGCAGAATGCTATTGATATGGAAATTATTGTGAATCCAAAG ACATTAGATGGTGGTTTAAATGTTATTCAGCTGGAGACTGCTGTTGGTGCTGCCattaaaagttttgaaaattCTCTGGGAATAAATGTACCCCGTAGCAGGTTTCTGCCTGTCAAGACCACTTCTGATCTTCTACTTGTGATGTCCAATCTATATAGCCTTAATGCTGGATCTTTAACAATGAGTGAGAAAAGGGAATTCCCTACTGTGCCACTGGTCAAACTGGGAAGCTCTTTCACCAAG GTTCAAGATTACCTGAAGAGGTTTGAAAGTATACCAGATATGCTAGAATTGGATCATCTGACTGTTTCAGGCGATGTCACATTTGGCAAAAATGTTGCATTAAAG GGAACTGTCATCATTATTGCAAACCATGGTGACAGGATAGATATCCCACCAGGAGCTGTATTGGAGAACAAAATAGTCTCTGGGAATCTTCGGATCCTTGATCACTGA